The nucleotide window TTTTCCATTCAAGAAGAGAGAATTTATATAAAGTTTTTCAATAATATTTTGatgacaaaatatattcatattaaatcttattaaattcatCTTAATAAGTGAAATTGTTTTTTCacaatacaaatttaaaaaattttatactacatatttaaaaatattaaaacacaaaatttacattaaaaaacatgtaaaaagtaaaatagacaaaaaaaaaaaacaaaagaagtatAAATTTTTAGTCGCTATAAAGACatgttaaaaattttatattttgcatTTATTCAATTATTAACGCATTAAAAGCATAGATTAGTCCTTGTTTATaaaattctaataataaaagtaaaataactCGTCTTGTGAGACAACCTCAAAATAAAAACTTCATGAACTAAAAGTTTTAATTATTGGGATATTTAACCATACATAAGACATATCTCATGGTAAGACCATTTCATGCACAAATTTGTgaagtaaaaatattattatattcattaaAGCATTAAAAGCGTACAATGATTGAAGTGTAAGTCAACTTGTTAAGCATAGAATTAATGAGTACTTATACTATTAATCCAAAATTGTAAAAGTCGTTCATAGAAGCCTTAATAAATACTATCTGAAAGTGTTTCAAGGATAAGCgaagagattaaaaaaaattaatccgaCAATTAATTCATCCATCAGCAAACAAAATTGTTACACATACTTTGCTCATCAGACCAATCAACCCTAAATTTAACAGATAATAACTGCCATGTATGCTTCCATGTATCACCATCCTTGGATATTTGTCTGTAATACTATTCTCAAGCAGCAACAGCAATGTGACCAGCAACTTGGTCAAGATCCCTCTGTCCACTAGACGTGATTTTCCTCCCACTGAGCCAAATTAAAGACACCATACGGTAAGACGAGTAATATAATCAGGCTATTCTACTTTTGCTCTGCAGCAAAACAGGGCATGTCTTCTAACAGAAAGAGTTGACCTATAGTAACCCAATTGAGTATTTGATGAAAACTAGCTTTGACACTACCAAGAAGAATTAGAAACAAAATAGCCTATCTAAATTTAGAAAGACAAATAAATATGACAGTCGAATTGCAATCATGATTTAATATCTTAGTTCCATTTTAAAAGCTTTTGGATCAACAAATTCTAATTGTTTCACAAATTACATCctctttgttttaaaaataagtaatgGAATCTAGTAATAAATAGTTTATGTTTCAGAATCAgcttatttattttctaaaccTGCCAAATTAAGACATACCAACATCCACAAGAGAAGAAAACCTTCAAATCATCTAGCAGTTTATTCTCCACATCTTTACATGATGAAACTATGGTTCTAACTAGTGATTTATAAATTGAAGCCTTCAATGAATTCGGATTTCTAAATGGTTCATGTTTTCCAGACAGCAGTTAGCTATTAGTAAATATACTGCAAGAAGAAATAAAATTGAGTTAAACTCACCCTCTAGGATCAATCTCAACAATTTTAACCTGCTCTAGCTGTTGAAGGATGTGTCTCACAATCGCACCACTGCTCTTGCCAAAGTGGCGTGGGCGGCTCCCATTTCTCTTGCTTCCACCATAAATTCTACGAAAAGCACCAACACCAAGACCACCTCTCAGGTAAATCTTCCTTGCCATTGAAGCTAACAAGAAAAGCACAAATAAGCaacatttcaatttaattttaaaaagagaaaatcatCATAAACCCAAAAATTATTGAAACTTGAGAACATTTAAGTAAGTCTTACCAGCCCTAATGTAGTACCAATCAGGGTCATATGGAGCAAGCTCCTTCAAGACACCAGTCTTAACAATGTCAGTCCATGGAGGAAGCTCAATCTGTCCAAAAAACGCATTAATTGAGAGCATAACTTACAAGCGCATAACGTATTTCAAGAGTCAAGGAACCAgtctattaaaaaataaacctacataaaaaagttcaaaaaacaaaGCTCTAAGAGGCAAACATATATCAAAAGAAATCAACCTACCAAAAACTTAACAAGGTTTCCAGCTGTGGTCTGTGAAGAAGTTGAGTTGGAGTACAACCAACATCCTTAGTTATAACTTGTAAGAAAGAAGCCCCACACCAATCCTACGTTTCCTAGCCCGTTATGCCATGTTTGACTTAAATATGGGTTCAAGTATCAGACATGGTTATTTATGAAATATCGCAATATTTTGAACCAAATCAAAGTTCCCAAGTGTCATACCCATGTCCGATTGTCAAGCATTCGACACAGGTACTTGAACTAAAGTCAATAATCCGAGCAAAAAACCCTAGTTCCAACAATATGAATGAGACAAAATTCATGAAATGATTTAATCTAGAATATTGTTGCTGATAACACAAACCATAAAAAACAAGTTTCAGGAAATTCAATCACATCGTTTATGAATCGTTTTGTGTAAATGCAATTCTGGAGCTATCCAAAGTCTTACAAATTCGCATAATATTTGACATAAAGGACATTAGTATTGTGAAATTTAGCTATTTACAAAACAAACTAGAAAGATTGATTCACACAGTCAGATAATCATCTCAGCAAAGATTATAAACATTgtatatgaagaaaaaaaaaaaggaaaacgaGAAATTGAACAAAgaataaagtttttaaaatgattacCTTACCAGATCGCTTGAGATGAGCAGCGTATGCCTTGACGAAATCATGAGGTGAAACATCCTTTACAGTTCGAGCAGCTTGATGAGCCTCCATTGTcgcttctctctctctctctctctctccaaCTCCGGCTCTCCAAAATTAGGTGAGGTTCTTCGATCTTCTCCGCGGTTAGGGTTTTTCTTTACAACCCTAATTTCACGTTTTATATATTCAGATTTCAGCCTGCATAGTTTCACAAAAATTTGCGAGATACCACTTCATATGCctaaatgttaaaaataaaaatttttcgaatttcaaaaattaaagaataaaaaatttaattttaacctaattttGATCTAAAATGCCTTAATTCTACTTAAAGTAAatcttaaatgtatcaattaatttatttttaaaaaaaaattatatcaattaaaattaaaaatttcaattttgacctaaaagtgatcaattttgatacTACAATCAAATTCTACTTAATCTTAAATTAATCACTTATTTTAAAGTCTTCAATTTTGATGTTGTAGTAATCAATTCaaaccttaaagtaatcaataatatataaagtgatcatttaGATGACTATTTACAACttctaaaagaaaataaaaattttcaattttgatttaaaagtgatcaattttgacattaaagtgatcaatttctacttacaagtttaataactttaaatgaattaatttatttaaaagtcTTTAATTTCGATGTTAAAGTAATCTATTTAGACCTTAAAGtgactaattatatataaaataaacaattaaatgatcagttataactaataaaagaaattaatttagaatttaaagatatcaattatgaccttaaaaAGATCAATTACTGATcgcatattgaaaaaaattataatttaaccGATTGGACTATTATAATTACTGATCAGTTATAACTAATCGTTATtatgttcgctgttaataacagcgaaaaAGTGTTCAATAACTACACACCAAGTCGCTTCTGCTATGTTTGTGaataatgatttcatttgaaatataGATTTGGCTCAAATTTTGTGTTTggctaataaaaaaaattttaatttggatttgagtcaaattcaccataattataaaaagtggTTAAAAATAAGAATTTGACAATTACTTTTCAAACCTTCTCATTCTCCAATTCtacattaataatttcatatttaaaatctaaaattaaaaatgaaatacttattttgaaacgTAACCTTATTTCATCCATCCAAAATCAACCAAAGAAACATCATAatagttttgaagttaaggtATATTTCTAGAACTTAGGTTGAatactcatttttttttactaattatttaatttacttaacaatattatttaatttctaaataattttaattaatgttattatgttattttattagtaGATATCAAAGCTTCATTCAATGGAACAACATTGTCATTGTGTTTATAAAGTCGAATATGATCGTGATTAGAGCGACTTTAATCCTAGCCGTCAATATGTTGCTTGTCCACTTTCCCATGATGAAGGATTCGATGTAGCTACAATATAGGTGAGTCGATTCATAGGGCACACAAGGAAAGAAagacattattattaagctCGATAAAAAGAAAGAGAAGCTTAAAATCGATATACTTCACTTGAGAAAGGAAGAAGATAATAAAGGGTATAGGAGGTAAGAGACAGAGaggttaaagaaaaaaatttaagaagcAATGTTAGGTGCTACTAATTTAATTTCATGAATAAACTATGTAATTTGTCATCGCATTAAATGCATTATTATCAATTTGTGTCGCAAAATCACAGCGCAAATACTTCGTTttcgtacgactaatgcgcaaccctttactTTCTAATGCTTCCTTCCATTCAGCCAATTTATTTATTACAATAAATATATGAACCAATGTTTGTATCTTTTTCTTCAGAGTAAGGTAAATGATGGATTGGGTTCTACTTGTTATtgagtttattgatttttcGTTGATCTTTTCTTCAATGTTTTTAAGCAAtacaatattattaaaattacactTAGTCTATATCCAAGAATGCTTTGTATCTTTGTGTCTATTCTTCAGACTAGAAACtaaaatacacataatatttttgttgtgaaCCGCAGAATCATGGTTTGAGTTTGTCAGGTAAATTAAAGTTATTTGTTAACTTAATAAATCATTCTTATGCGGCATGATTTGATATGGGAAAAATTTTGGAATTTCATTTTatcttttgtattttatttattttctttgtcttttgtGGTGATTTAATCAGGATTTTTTCTATATCTAACAAGCTAGGACTTCTTAGTGTGTTTTTTTGTTTCCTCTCAATTTAATCGAGCTCTTATTTAACTGCATGAGATTATTGTTTAAATTAGAAATAAGctttttaaaattagtgtttctctgttaaatgattatttttacattttatatatatatatatatatatatatatatatatatatatatatatatatatatatatatatatatatatatatatatataaaatcatgTAATTATGTAATTTGAGTGTAAAGTACCTAATGGTTAATTAACAAAATTGTGTTTGAATTTTAGGTTTTAATTACAAATTTGGTAGTTTTCTAATGCTAAGAAACGAGCAGggaaattttaaacaaatagtattaaaaaatatatcatttgacttttatttatgtgaaaaaaTGTTCAGGAACAGTATATTTATTCACTCATTTATCACTCAATTAGATGAATGGGTGTACCCGATCACATCAGCTTATTAAATGAGTTAGgataatgttaaaattttaaacccgaaataaatttttataactcATCTAATTAAACGAGTTAGTTTAGAGTTAAGGAAAATTTATATAACATAagcttaatttatttaatattttcatatttttttataattaatagaaaataagcaactcataaattaaaagtttaaactgaggTATGATTTAAAAGATAAGATGTAGTCattgttaaaaacttttaatCTGTAAACGAGTTCGGTGGCTTGAAATCAAGTTGATATGTTTTGTAAGAGGTCAAGTCAGAGTTatgatttttaacttaattaacAAAGAGGGATAACTTCATTTAAGAGGTTTCTGATCCATAGGATGAACATGGCCCTTGAATGCAATCAAGGCTGGAGGCAAAGTTCCGAGTTTCCACATGGTAAGGTTTGCGTTCAAGTTCTGTAGAACGGAAGACAATAAAATCCAGATGTAATCAACACCCATTGCAAACAAGGAAAATTCTTATTACACCATCATATAAAAATTCCTGTATCATATTATCTTCAAAGTTCTTAAGAAGTCAACCTTGATTGTCCCTTAATACCtcaaacaattttttcttttttatcaaGGTAGTCCCAAATGCTTCACATTTCTATGAGTTCACAACTCCTCTTTGCATCTCAATCTAAATTTTTTCCCTCCCCAAACTTCCCCTATTTTAATGCGGCTAAAGATTGATCGTACTTTcggattattatttttaacaacttaattccaaaaataagcttcgtgaaaacttaattcccaaaataagcgtccgtacatccaaacctagccctggagtaagtcgctgttactaacagcgactttaataaaataaataaataaataaatttttttattattttattttattttattttattttaagtcgttgttagtaacagcgacttaatgcgttttaggTTTTCAGTTCTCAATTGCTTCCTccctacgagattaaggagttcACCAATTAACCTTAAAGaagctgttactaacagcgacttaaggagttgattggtcaactccctaagtctctgttagtaacagcgacttatgacttttattttattttactttatttttttttttttgtctttcgctgttagtaacaacgatttactccaaggctaggtttggatgtacggacgcttattttgggaattaagtttttgcgaaacttatttttggaattaagttgttaaataatcttattttattcaaattttcatcaATGGAGTATTATCAAAGCCCACAACTAAATAAAGTTGTAGACTGCACgggaaaaatttgaaaatactaAGAagctcatttttttaaaaaaaaattcaaaataagctttaggaaattttaatttttaaaataagtgtTTGCTTGTTCAAAGCTGAGGCGGATATTTATTCGTtattagtaatagcgaacaaagaagTCGAGAAAAGAAGAAGTCAAAAAGCCAAACAttctttgtttgctgttagtaacagacACAACGAACGAAGGAAACCTTATCAAACAGGGTCaaaccattgttcattgttggtTAACAGCAAACCGAGGGTTGACCCTGTTTGAGCATGAACATTTGTTTGTTGTTGGTAAAAATCGAACAAAGTAGCTGACTTTTTGActtttttctattatattaAAACTAGTCGTTTTTACTTTTCAAACTAATCGTTATTATGTTTGCTGTTAATAACAGTGAAAAAGTGTTCAATAACTACACACCAAGTCGCTTGTGCTATGTTTGTGaataatgatttcatttgaaatataGATTTGGCTCAAATTTTGT belongs to Amaranthus tricolor cultivar Red isolate AtriRed21 chromosome 17, ASM2621246v1, whole genome shotgun sequence and includes:
- the LOC130804545 gene encoding 40S ribosomal protein S19-1, with amino-acid sequence MEAHQAARTVKDVSPHDFVKAYAAHLKRSGKIELPPWTDIVKTGVLKELAPYDPDWYYIRAASMARKIYLRGGLGVGAFRRIYGGSKRNGSRPRHFGKSSGAIVRHILQQLEQVKIVEIDPRGGRKITSSGQRDLDQVAGHIAVAA